The genomic DNA CGCGCGGCTTGTCCTGGTTCTTCACGCTGATGAAGGCAGTGCCGGACTCGGGCAGGCGCACGCTGGCAGCCAGCTGCGACTTCACGAAGGCTTCGCCGAAGCTCATGCCCACGCCCATCACTTCGCCGGTCGACTTCATTTCCGGGCCAAGGATGGTGTCCACGCCCGGGAACTTGACGAAGGGGAACACCGCTTCCTTGACCGAGAAGTAAGGCGGCACGACCTCGGTCGTGACACCCTGCGCGGCCAGGGTCTTGCCGGCCATGGCGCGCGCAGCGATCTTTGCCAGCTGCAGGCCGGTGGCCTTGGACACGTAGGGCACCGTGCGCGAGGCGCGCGGGTTCACTTCCAGCACATAGACGTCGTTGTTCTGGATGGCGAACTGCACGTTCATCAGGCCGGTGACGTTCAATGCACGCGCCATCATGGCGGTCTGGCGCTTGATCTCGGCGATGATCTCGGCCGACAGCGAGTAAGGCGGCAGGCTGCAGGCGGAGTCGCCCGAGTGCACGCCGGCCTGCTCGATGTGCTCCATGACGCCGCCGACGAAGACGGTCTCGCCGTCGGCCAGGCAGTCGACGTCCACTTCAGTGGCATCGTTCAGGAAGCGGTCCAGCAGCACGGGCGAGTCATTGCTGACCTTCACGGCTTCGCGCATGTAGCGCTCGAGATCCTGCTGCTCGTGGACGATCTCCATGGCCCGGCCGCCCAGCACGTAGCTGGGACGCACGACCAGGGGATAGCCGATGTCCGCGGCGTGCGCCAGGGCGTCTGCCTCGGTGCGGGCGGTGCGGTTGGGCGGCTGGCGCAGGCCCAGCTTGTTCAGCAGCTTCTGGAAGCGCTCGCGGTCTTCGGCCACGTCGATCGACTCGGGGCTCGTGCCGATGATGGGCACGCCGTTGGCCTCCAGGGCGCGCGCGAGCTTGAGCGGCGTCTGGCCGCCGTACTGCACGATCATGCCGACGGGGTTTTCCTTGTGCACGATCTCCAGCACGTCTTCCAGCGTGAGCGGCTCGAAGTACAGGCGGTCGGACGTGTCGTAGTCGGTCGAGACGGTTTCCGGGTTGCAGTTGACCATGATGGTCTCGTACCCGTCCTCGCGCAGGGCGAGGGCCGCGTGCACGCAGCAGTAGTCGAACTCGATGCCCTGGCCGATGCGGTTCGGTCCGCCGCCCAGCACCACGATCTTCTTGCGGTCGGTGGGCGCGGCCTCGCACTCTTCCTCGTAGGTCGAGTACATGTAGGCGGTGCGCGTGGCGAACTCGGCGGCGCAGGTGTCGACGCGCTTGTAGACCGGACGCACGTTGAACTGGTGACGCAGCTTGCGGACTTCGCTTTCGGCCGTGTCCAGCAGGAAGGCCAGGCGGCGATCGGAGAAGCCGCGGCGCTTCAGGTGCCACAGGGTGTCGCGGTCGAGGTCGGCCAGCGTCTTCTGTTCCAGCGCCAGCTCGATGTCGACGATCTCCTTGATCTGCGACAGGAACCAGGGGTCTATGCGGGTGAGGGCGTGCACCTCGTCCAGCGAGAAGCCCTGGGCGAAGGCGTCGCCCACATACCAGATGCGCTCGGGGCCGGGTTCGCCCAGCTCGACCTGCAGCTTTTCGCGGTCGGTGGTCTTCTGGTTCAGGCCGTCCACGCCCACTTCCAGGCCGCGCAGGGCCTTCTGGAAGGACTCCTGGAAGGTGCGGCCGATGGCCATGACCTCGCCCACGGACTTCATCTGGGTGGTCAGGCGCGCGTCGGCGGTGGGGAATTTCTCGAAGGCGAAACGCGGCACCTTGGTGACCACGTAGTCGATGGAAGGCTCGAACGAGGCAGGCGTCGCACCGCCCGTGATCTCGTTCTGCAGTTCATCCAGCGTGTAGCCCACGGCCAGGCGCGCGGCAACCTTGGCGATGGGGAAGCCGGTGGCCTTGGAGGCCAGCGCCGACGAACGCGACACGCGCGGGTTCATCTCGATGACGATCATGCGGCCGTTGTGCGGGTTCACGGCGAACTGCACGTTGGAGCCGCCCGTATCCACGCCGATCTCGCGCAGCACCGCAATGGATGCGTTGCGCATGATCTGGTATTCCTTGTCCGTCAGCGTCTGCGCCGGCGCGACCGTGATGGAGTCACCGGTGTGCACGCCCATGGGGTCGAGGTTCTCGATCGAGCAGACGATGATGCAGTTGTCGGCGCGGTCGCGCACGACTTCCATCTCGAACTCTTTCCAGCCCAGCAGCGACTCTTCGATCAGCAGCTCGTTGGTGGGCGAGGCTTCCAGGCCGCGGCGGCAGATGGTTTCGAACTCTTCGGCGTTGTAGGCGATGCCGCCGCCCGAACCGCCCATCGTGAAGCTGGGGCGGATGACCGCGGGGAAGCCCGAGGTGCCGGTTTCGGCGGCGATGCGCTTCTGGACGTCCCAGGCCTCGTCCATGCTGTGGGCCACGCCCGACTTGGCGGACTCCAGGCCGATGGCGGTCATGGCCTGCTTGAACTTCTGGCGGTCTTCCGCCTTCTCGATGGCGTGCTCGTTGGCGCCGATGAGCTCGACGCCGTGCTTGTCCAGCACGCCGTGGCGGGCCAGGTCCAGCGCGCAGTTCAGCGCGGTCTGGCCGCCCATGGTGGGCAGCAGCGCATCGGGCTTCTCGCGCTCGATGATGCGCTCCACCGCCTGCCAGGTGATCGGCTCGATGTACGTGACATCGGCCGTCTCCGGATCGGTCATGATCGTGGCCGGATTGCTGTTGACCAGGATGGTGCGGTAGCCCTCGGCCTTCAGGGCCTTGCAGGCCTGCGCGCCGGAGTAGTCGAATTCACACGCCTGCCCGATGATGATGGGGCCTGCGCCGATGATGAGGATGCTTTTTAGGTCTGTACGCTTGGGCATGGGGACTCTTTATTTCTTTTCATTCATCAGGCTGATGAACTTGTCGAACAGCTCGATGATGTCGTGCGGACCGGGGCTGGCTTCCGGGTGGCCCTGGAAGCAGAAGGCCGGGCGGTCGGTCAGCTCGAAGCCCTGCAGGGTGCCGTCGAACAGTGAAACGTGGGTGACGCGGGCATGCGCCGGCAGGCTGGCGGCGTCCACCGCGAAGCCGTGGTTCTGGCTCGTGATGAACACGCGGCGCGACTGCACGTCTTGCACCGGATGGTTCGCGCCATGGTGGCCGGTCTTCATCTTGACGGTCTTGCCGCCGACGGCCAGGCCCAGGATCTGGTGACCCAGGCAGATGCCGAAGAGAGGCAGCCTGCGCTCGAGGAAGTTGCGGGCGGCGGCCACGGCGTAGTCGCAAGGCTCGGGGTCGCCAGGGCCGTTGGCCAGGAAGACGCCGTCCGGATTCAGTTTGTAGACCTCTTCGGCGGACGTCTGCGCCGGCACCAGCGTGATGCGGCAGCCACGGTCGGCCAGGAGGCGCAGGATGTTGCTCTTCACGCCGAAGTCATAGGCGACCACGTGGAAACGCGACTGCGTGGGCGAGGTGTAGCCCTTGCCCAGTTGCCAGGTGCCCTGGTTCCATTCGCCCTGCTCGGTGACCGACACGGTGCGGGCCAGGTCCTGGCCGGCCATGCCGGGGAAGCCGCGCGCCAGTTCCACGGCGCGCTCGACGTCCTCGCCCACCAGGATGCACGCGCCCTGGGCGCCCTTGTCACGCAGGATGCGGGTGAGCTTGCGGGTGTCGATGCCGGAAATGGCCACCACGCCCTGCGCGGCCAGGTAATCGGGCAGCGACTGGGTGGAGCGGAAGTTGGACAGGCGGGCCGGACAGTCGCGCACGACCAGGCCGGAGGCGAACACGCGGCGCGCTTCGACGTCTTCGTCGTTGATGCCGGTATTGCCGATGTGGGGATAGGTGAGCGTGACGATCTGACCGCTATAGCTAGGGTCAGTAAGAATTTCCTGGTAGCCGGTCATGGAGGTGTTGAACACCACTTCCGCGACGGTATGACCCGCCGCGCCGATCGACACGCCCCGGAAAATGGTACCGTCCGCCAGAGCTAGGATTGCAGGAGGAAGCCGGCTGGCTCCCTCGGGAAAAAGTGACGGCAGCACAGTAAACCCCGGTTTCAGTATCAGTAAGCAAACCTTGGAATTATACCCTGCCCGGATGTCGCGGCCTGAAATGTCGGCTTGGCGCGGCTGAAAGCATCACACTGGCCCTTGTCCGACACGGTGCGCAACACTAAAATACACACCGAATTGTACACACAGGATTTCCCATGCCCACCACGCTCACAAGCCGCATCTTCAACAACGGCAACAGCCAGGCTGTCCGCATCCCTCTTGCCTTCAGATTGGATGCCCAACGCGTGAGCATCACACGCAAGGAAAACGGCGACCTGCTGCTGCATCCACTCCCCGATGCGCCCGCTGATCGCGCTGCCGCCATCCAGGCGGCGCTGCAGGGCTTCGGCGAACTCGATGACGCCACGCAGCGCGCATTCATCGCCGAACTGGAAGGCAATCGCGCGCAACCCGAGCCGGACCAGGAGCGGGAAGCCTTTTGATGCGCTATCTGCTGGACACCAACATCCTGATCTACCTGATCAAGCACAGGCCTCCCTCCGTCGCGGAACGCATTGCCCAACTGGCGCTGGATGACGCGCTCCATATGTCGTTCGTCAGTTGGGCCGAACTGCTGAAAGGCGCAGAACGCAGCACGCGCGCGGACACAGTGCGCAAGCAACTCCATAAATTGGCGCAGCACATACCGGTACTCTACGAAACCAGCCACGACATGTGCCTGCACCATGCGAGGCTGGGCGCCATGTTCAAGTCACAGGGAAAGCCGATCGGCGCCAACGACCTGTGGATTGCCGCTCATGCGTTGGCAGAGGGGTGTGTACTCGTCACCAACAATACGCGCGAATTTTCACGCGTGCCTGGTTTACCCTTGCAGAATTGGGTCCAATGACCTGACAAGGGATCGAACCGACATTTCCCTGTCACGCCCACCTGTGATCGCGGGCGTGATGGCTAGATTTTCCTCTCACAACAGGACCCTCTTCCGCCATGACCCGATTGCTTGACGCCCTGCGTAGCGCCACGACCGTCGTTGCCGACACCGGCGACCTGGAGGCCATCGCGCTGCACCGTCCCACGGACGCCACGACCAATCCCAGCCTGATCCTGAAGGCCGTGCAACAGCCCGCCTACCGGCCCTTGCTGGACCGCGTGGCGCGCGACCACGCCGGCGCGCCCACCGCCGAACTGCTGGACCACCTGCTGGTGGCCTTCGGCACCGAAATCCTGAAGCTGGTGCCCGGCCGGGTCTCCACCGAGGTCGATGCCCGCCTCTCCTTCGACACGCGCGCCAGCGTTGAACGGGCCCGTCGCCTGATCGCGCTGTACGCCGAAGCCGGCATCGCGCGCGAGCGCGTGCTGATCAAGATCGCCTCGACCTGGGAGGGGATCCAGGCCGCGCGCGTGCTGCAGGCCGAAGGCATCCGTTGCAACATGACGCTGCTGTTCTCGTTGCCGCAGGCCGTGGCCTGCGCCGACGCCGGCGTGCAGTTGATCTCGCCCTTCGTGGGCCGCATCTACGACTGGCACAAGAAATCGGCCGGCGCCCAGTGGGACGAGGCCGCGCAGTCGGGCGCCCAAGACCCCGGCGTGCGCTCGGTCACGGCCATCTACGAGTACTACAAGAAATTCGGCATCGCCACCGAGATCATGGGCGCGAGCTTCCGCAACGTCGGACAGATCCAGGCCCTGGCGGGCTGCGACCTGCTCACCATCAGCCCCGACCTGCTGGCCAGGCTGAGCGAGACCGACGGCGAGCTGGCGCCGGCACTGACGGTCGAGAAAGCCAAGGCCAGCGGCGCCGAACGCGTGCCGGCCGACGAGATCAGCTTCCGCACCCGCCTGAACGACGACGCGATGGCAACCGAGAAACTGGCGGAAGGCATCCGCCTGTTCTCGGCGGATGCCGTGAAGCTGGATGCACTGATCGAGCAGGCGGCGCGCGGCTGAAGCCGCGACGACAACCCCGTGCAGCCACCGCCTGGCGGCGCCGCACGGGCGGCCGGCATGCCCGCCTGCCTGCCGCCAACAAGGCCTGGACACCGGAAATGCGGGGCTTCGTTACCCAAAAAAACACAACCGCGTCCAGCCACTTACATTTTGCTGAAAGCCACGCCGGCATTAAGGCACATTGAAACAAGGCTCGCCCCTGAAAGCCTGACGGCCTGGCGCGCCTAGGGTTAACCCAATCACGGATGCCCGCCCTCCTTACCTAGACTCTGCGCAGAAAACCCGCGATCCCGCAGACAAGACAGGAGGAAACATCCCCATGTTCGGCCCCGGACTGCTCGCCCTATTTGCTTTTTCCCCCATCCTGCTTGCGGCGATCCTGCTGATCGGCTTCCGAATATCGGCCAAGCACGCCATGCCAGCCGTCTACCTGCTGGCCGCAGCCGTGGCGCTGCTGGTCTGGGACATGAGCTTCAACCGGGTGCTGGCCTCCACCCTGCAGGGCCTGATCACGACGGTCGGCCTGTTGTGGATCATCTTCGGCGCCATCCTGCTGCTCAATACGCTGAAGCATTCGGGCGGCGTGGCCGCCATCCGCAAAGGCTTCACGACGCTCAGCCCTGACCGGCGCGTGCAGGCGCTGATCATCGCCTGGACTTTCGGCTGCTTCATCGAAGGCGCCTCGGGCTTCGGCACGCCTGCCGCCGTGGTGGCGCCACTGCTGGTGCTGCTGGGCTTTCCCGCCCTGGCCGCCGTCATGCTGGGGTTGCTGGTGCAGAGCACCCCGGTGTCCTTCGGCGCGGTCGGCACACCGATCCTGGTCGGCGTCAGTAGCGGGCTGAACGTGGCCGAGCTGCGCCCGCAACTGGAAGCGGCGGGCTCTTCGTGGCCAGCCATGCTGCAACTGATCACCAGCGAGGTCGTCATCATCCACGGCCTCATCGGCCTGACCATGCCTTTCGTGCTGATGGTGATGCTGACGCGCCTGTTCGGCAAGGAAAAAAGCTGGAAGCCCGCGCTGGAGATCCTGCCTTTCGCGCTGTTCACGGGCGTTGCCTTCGCCGTGCCCTCCATGCTGGCCGGCGTTTTCCTGGGCCCCGAGTTTCCCTCCCTGCTGGGTGGCCTGACCGGCTTGGCCATCGTCACCATCGCCGCCCACAAGCGCTTCCTGACGCCACGCAACACCTGGGATTTCGCCGACCCCAAGGATTGGCCCGCAGGCTGGATGGGCAACATCGCAATCAAGCTCGATGAAACCGCCGCCACCCAGCCGATCAGCCTGTTGCGCGCCTGGCTGCCCTACGTGCTGCTGGGCGTCCTGCTGGTTGCCTCCCGCATGATTGCGCCGCTGGGCGCCGCGCTCAAATCGGTCGCCCTGACGTTCACCAACATCCTGGGGGAAGCCGGCATTTCCGCGGACTTCCAACCGCTATTCCTGCCGGGCGGCATCCTGACCATCGTCGTGATTGCCACGTATTTCCTGCACGGCATGAGAGGGCAGCAGTTGGGCCGCGCGGTGAAGGAGTCGAGCACCACGCTGGTATCGGCGGGCGTCACGCTATTGTTCACCGTGCCGATGGTCCGCATCCTGATCAACTCGGCGGACAACGGCGCGGGATTGCCCGGCATGCCCATCGCCATGTCGGAATACATGGCCTCGCTGGTCGGCAGCGTCTACCCGATGATCGCGCCGGTCATCGGCGCGCTGGGCGCGTTCATCGCGGGGTCCAACACCGTGAGCAACATGATGCTCAGCGAGTTCCAGTTCGGCGTGGCCACCACCCTGGGCCTGTCAGGAGCGCTGATGGTTGCGGCGCAATCGGTGGGCGCGGCGGCCGGCAACATGATCGCCATCCACAATGTCGTGGCGGCTGCCGCCACCGTGGGCATGCTGGGCCAGGAAGGCACGACCCTGCGCCGCACGATCTGGCCCACGCTCTATTACCTCGTGTTGGCAGGCCTGCTTGCGACGATAGGCTTCTTCGTGCTGGGGCTGAGCGATCCGTTGTCGCGGTAACGGAAAAACAGAAGGCCCTCCAGCTGGAGGGCCTTCCTGATTGCCGCAACAGGCTGTGGTCAGCAGCCACTCGGCTTGGGCGTCTTTTCAACGGCCATGCCAAACAGCGGCCGCAGGTAGACCCCCAGGGCGCTGCCCGCGAACGCCGCCGGCAGCCACAGCCAGGCGTGCAGGCTGCCCGACAGGATGCCGCTGAAATAGGCGCCGATGTTGCAGCCGAAAGCCAGGCGCGCGCCATAGCCGAGCAGGATGCCGCCCACGGCGGCTGCCACCAGCGAACGGGCGGGAATGCGCCAGACAGGCGCGAACTTGCCCGCGGCGGCCGTCGCGGCCAGCGCGCCCAGGATCAAGCCGATGTCCATGACCGAAGTGATGTCCTGGCTGACCGGCGCGGTCAGCGGCGCCGGATTCTTGGCCCAGAAGGCCCATGTGGCGGGCTCCGCGCCCAGCAGCGCCGCGCCCTTGGAGCCCCACAGCGCGAACGCCGAGGTGATGCCCCAGGGACGGCCGGCCAGGGCCAGCGTGGCGAAGTTCAGCACGACCAGCGCCACGGCCCCCCAGACCAGCGGCCACGGGCCGCGCAGCAGCGAGGCAGGCTTCTTGGTGCCGCGCGCCGACGACACCAGGCCGCCGTGACGACGCTTTTCCAGCACGACGGTCAGGCCGGCAATGGCAGCGAACACCGCCAGGTTGGCCAGCAAGGCAGGCCACAGGCCCCAGGCCTTCACCAGCGACACAGGCTGCAGCGCGGGCAGCGTGCTCCACCATTCGAAGTTCAGCGCGGCCAGCACCGAGCCCACGATGAAGAAGAACAGCGTGACCAGCATGCGGGTGCTGCCGCCGCCCACCGCGAACAGCGTGCCGGAGGCGCAGCCGCCGCCCAACTGCATGCCGATGCCGAAGATGAAGGCGCCCAGCAGCACGGACACGCCCGGCGGCGACACGAAGCCGCTGACGGCCTGGCCGGCCAGCGTGCCCTGCGCCAGGAAGGGAAAGAAGAGCATCACGCCCAGCGCCAGCATCAGCATCTGCGCGCGCAGGCCCGCCCCCTGGCGGTCGGACACGAACACGCGCCAGGCCTGGGTGAAACCGAAAGACGCGTGGTACAGCACCGCGCCCAGCAGGGCGCCGACGATCCAGAGCGCTGCCTGGCGGCCGCTGACCGTGTCGGCCAGGTACAAGGCGCCGACGGCGATCAGGGCGAGCGAAACAAACAGCGTCTTGACGTTGAGAGGAAGGGGCGAGCCCGCTTGCGCGGTCGCGGGGGTGGCGGTGACGGTGGAACTCATGAAGGGAATGGGCGCGCCAGGGGCAGTCTGAACAATGAAGCCGCCAGCGTAACGCCGCCCTGGCCCGGGACGAACGACGGGATGGAGATTTGATTATTTCTTTTGGTTATTAAAAATCGAAAATCTCAAAGCAAAGGAAATTCTGAAAGGAGGCGGGCGCCCGGCGTCACCCGCCTCCCGCCGGCGCTCAATGCCCGGCGTTCGGATCGTCGTGGCTGTGCACCTGCAGGGCTTCCAGGAAACGCGACACCATGTTGTAGGCCGCGATGGTGGCGGTCAGTTCGATGAGGTGGCGGTCGCTGAAATGCGCGCGCACCGCGTCGTAGACGGGCGCGGGCACCTGCACCGTGCGCGTCATCGCGTCGGTATAGGCCAGCACGGCGCGGGCGCGGTCATCGAACAGATCCGACGCCTCCCATTTCTGCAGGGCGTCCAGTTGCGCCTGGCTCACGCCTTCGCGCAGGGCGATGGGGGCGTGCTGGTCGGCCTCGTAGGGCGCGCCATTCAGGTCCGCCACGCGCATGATGACGAGCTCGCGCAGGTCGCCCGGCAACGAGCTTTGCTGGCGGATGGCGGTCAGGTAGTTCAGCCAGCCCGAGGCGACGGGCGGGCTGTGCAGCAGCATCTGGTACAGGTGCAGCACGCTGCCGCGCTCGGCGATGATGCGCTCGACCAGCGGCTTGGCTTGCGGGTCGTCCAGGTTGGCGTAGGCAATGCGGGCCATGCGGAATCTCTCCTTTGCGTGAATCTTGCTAAAGCTTCTCGGTTTCGCCCGATTTCGGCTGCCACCGCATCAGCCGTTTTTCGGCGATGCCGACCACGCCGTCCAGGATCAGCGCGAACACCGTCAGCACCAGGATGCCGGCAAAAACGGTGTTGACGTCCAGCGCGCCTTCGGCCTGCAGGATGAGGTAGCCCACGCCGCTGGCCGAACCGAGGTACTCCCCCACCACCGCGCCCACGAAGGCGAGGCCCACCGAAGTGTGCAGGCTGGAGAACACCCAGCTCATGGCCGAGGGCAGGTAGACATAGCGCAGCAGGCGGCGGCGGTCCGCGCCCAGCATGCGGGCGTTGTCGAGCAGGGTGGGACTGACTTCACGCACGCCCTGGTAGACGTTGAAGAACACGATGAAGAACACCAGCGTCACGGCCAGCGCGACCTTCGACCAGATGCCCAGGCCGAACCACATGCCGAAGATGGGCGCCAGGATGACGCGCGGCATGGAATTGGCGGCGGTGATGTAGGGGTCGAGAATGGCGCTGGCGATCCGCGACAGGCCCAGCCACAGGCCCACCGCCAGGCCCGCGACGGTGCCGATGACGAAGGCCAGGACGGTCTCGGTCAGCGTCACCCCCAGGTGGCGATAGATGTCGCCGTTGACGACGAACCAGTTCCAGATGCGCGACCACACGACCAGCGGTTCGCCGAAGAAAA from Orrella dioscoreae includes the following:
- a CDS encoding YeeE/YedE family protein, which produces MSSTVTATPATAQAGSPLPLNVKTLFVSLALIAVGALYLADTVSGRQAALWIVGALLGAVLYHASFGFTQAWRVFVSDRQGAGLRAQMLMLALGVMLFFPFLAQGTLAGQAVSGFVSPPGVSVLLGAFIFGIGMQLGGGCASGTLFAVGGGSTRMLVTLFFFIVGSVLAALNFEWWSTLPALQPVSLVKAWGLWPALLANLAVFAAIAGLTVVLEKRRHGGLVSSARGTKKPASLLRGPWPLVWGAVALVVLNFATLALAGRPWGITSAFALWGSKGAALLGAEPATWAFWAKNPAPLTAPVSQDITSVMDIGLILGALAATAAAGKFAPVWRIPARSLVAAAVGGILLGYGARLAFGCNIGAYFSGILSGSLHAWLWLPAAFAGSALGVYLRPLFGMAVEKTPKPSGC
- the tal gene encoding transaldolase, whose translation is MTRLLDALRSATTVVADTGDLEAIALHRPTDATTNPSLILKAVQQPAYRPLLDRVARDHAGAPTAELLDHLLVAFGTEILKLVPGRVSTEVDARLSFDTRASVERARRLIALYAEAGIARERVLIKIASTWEGIQAARVLQAEGIRCNMTLLFSLPQAVACADAGVQLISPFVGRIYDWHKKSAGAQWDEAAQSGAQDPGVRSVTAIYEYYKKFGIATEIMGASFRNVGQIQALAGCDLLTISPDLLARLSETDGELAPALTVEKAKASGAERVPADEISFRTRLNDDAMATEKLAEGIRLFSADAVKLDALIEQAARG
- the carB gene encoding carbamoyl-phosphate synthase large subunit gives rise to the protein MPKRTDLKSILIIGAGPIIIGQACEFDYSGAQACKALKAEGYRTILVNSNPATIMTDPETADVTYIEPITWQAVERIIEREKPDALLPTMGGQTALNCALDLARHGVLDKHGVELIGANEHAIEKAEDRQKFKQAMTAIGLESAKSGVAHSMDEAWDVQKRIAAETGTSGFPAVIRPSFTMGGSGGGIAYNAEEFETICRRGLEASPTNELLIEESLLGWKEFEMEVVRDRADNCIIVCSIENLDPMGVHTGDSITVAPAQTLTDKEYQIMRNASIAVLREIGVDTGGSNVQFAVNPHNGRMIVIEMNPRVSRSSALASKATGFPIAKVAARLAVGYTLDELQNEITGGATPASFEPSIDYVVTKVPRFAFEKFPTADARLTTQMKSVGEVMAIGRTFQESFQKALRGLEVGVDGLNQKTTDREKLQVELGEPGPERIWYVGDAFAQGFSLDEVHALTRIDPWFLSQIKEIVDIELALEQKTLADLDRDTLWHLKRRGFSDRRLAFLLDTAESEVRKLRHQFNVRPVYKRVDTCAAEFATRTAYMYSTYEEECEAAPTDRKKIVVLGGGPNRIGQGIEFDYCCVHAALALREDGYETIMVNCNPETVSTDYDTSDRLYFEPLTLEDVLEIVHKENPVGMIVQYGGQTPLKLARALEANGVPIIGTSPESIDVAEDRERFQKLLNKLGLRQPPNRTARTEADALAHAADIGYPLVVRPSYVLGGRAMEIVHEQQDLERYMREAVKVSNDSPVLLDRFLNDATEVDVDCLADGETVFVGGVMEHIEQAGVHSGDSACSLPPYSLSAEIIAEIKRQTAMMARALNVTGLMNVQFAIQNNDVYVLEVNPRASRTVPYVSKATGLQLAKIAARAMAGKTLAAQGVTTEVVPPYFSVKEAVFPFVKFPGVDTILGPEMKSTGEVMGVGMSFGEAFVKSQLAASVRLPESGTAFISVKNQDKPRAVEVARGLHTLGFKLVATRGTAAEIEAAGIPVQVVNKVTEGRPHIVDMVKNGEISLVINTVEERRNAIVDSRTIRTQALANRVTFFTTIAGARAAVEGMQYLRQGLGLQVYPLQELHASLAKQDA
- a CDS encoding antitoxin encodes the protein MPTTLTSRIFNNGNSQAVRIPLAFRLDAQRVSITRKENGDLLLHPLPDAPADRAAAIQAALQGFGELDDATQRAFIAELEGNRAQPEPDQEREAF
- a CDS encoding carboxymuconolactone decarboxylase family protein, coding for MARIAYANLDDPQAKPLVERIIAERGSVLHLYQMLLHSPPVASGWLNYLTAIRQQSSLPGDLRELVIMRVADLNGAPYEADQHAPIALREGVSQAQLDALQKWEASDLFDDRARAVLAYTDAMTRTVQVPAPVYDAVRAHFSDRHLIELTATIAAYNMVSRFLEALQVHSHDDPNAGH
- a CDS encoding ABC transporter permease, whose translation is MWKKIQPGTPALRAVQLLLLAVILIGWHVLTLDPDIAFFFGEPLVVWSRIWNWFVVNGDIYRHLGVTLTETVLAFVIGTVAGLAVGLWLGLSRIASAILDPYITAANSMPRVILAPIFGMWFGLGIWSKVALAVTLVFFIVFFNVYQGVREVSPTLLDNARMLGADRRRLLRYVYLPSAMSWVFSSLHTSVGLAFVGAVVGEYLGSASGVGYLILQAEGALDVNTVFAGILVLTVFALILDGVVGIAEKRLMRWQPKSGETEKL
- a CDS encoding type II toxin-antitoxin system VapC family toxin, producing MRYLLDTNILIYLIKHRPPSVAERIAQLALDDALHMSFVSWAELLKGAERSTRADTVRKQLHKLAQHIPVLYETSHDMCLHHARLGAMFKSQGKPIGANDLWIAAHALAEGCVLVTNNTREFSRVPGLPLQNWVQ
- a CDS encoding L-lactate permease, yielding MFGPGLLALFAFSPILLAAILLIGFRISAKHAMPAVYLLAAAVALLVWDMSFNRVLASTLQGLITTVGLLWIIFGAILLLNTLKHSGGVAAIRKGFTTLSPDRRVQALIIAWTFGCFIEGASGFGTPAAVVAPLLVLLGFPALAAVMLGLLVQSTPVSFGAVGTPILVGVSSGLNVAELRPQLEAAGSSWPAMLQLITSEVVIIHGLIGLTMPFVLMVMLTRLFGKEKSWKPALEILPFALFTGVAFAVPSMLAGVFLGPEFPSLLGGLTGLAIVTIAAHKRFLTPRNTWDFADPKDWPAGWMGNIAIKLDETAATQPISLLRAWLPYVLLGVLLVASRMIAPLGAALKSVALTFTNILGEAGISADFQPLFLPGGILTIVVIATYFLHGMRGQQLGRAVKESSTTLVSAGVTLLFTVPMVRILINSADNGAGLPGMPIAMSEYMASLVGSVYPMIAPVIGALGAFIAGSNTVSNMMLSEFQFGVATTLGLSGALMVAAQSVGAAAGNMIAIHNVVAAAATVGMLGQEGTTLRRTIWPTLYYLVLAGLLATIGFFVLGLSDPLSR
- the carA gene encoding glutamine-hydrolyzing carbamoyl-phosphate synthase small subunit; protein product: MLPSLFPEGASRLPPAILALADGTIFRGVSIGAAGHTVAEVVFNTSMTGYQEILTDPSYSGQIVTLTYPHIGNTGINDEDVEARRVFASGLVVRDCPARLSNFRSTQSLPDYLAAQGVVAISGIDTRKLTRILRDKGAQGACILVGEDVERAVELARGFPGMAGQDLARTVSVTEQGEWNQGTWQLGKGYTSPTQSRFHVVAYDFGVKSNILRLLADRGCRITLVPAQTSAEEVYKLNPDGVFLANGPGDPEPCDYAVAAARNFLERRLPLFGICLGHQILGLAVGGKTVKMKTGHHGANHPVQDVQSRRVFITSQNHGFAVDAASLPAHARVTHVSLFDGTLQGFELTDRPAFCFQGHPEASPGPHDIIELFDKFISLMNEKK